The region aatttctgtacaagatcaacaacgagaaatggagaacaatacgaaggtactccagtgacgaccgggtctcagactcccccggctcccgtgggaggtggttggcctccgatgaccgggtactacaacatgcactcgtggcagcagatgatgccaccgatgGCCGTCGGGGGAAGTGTGCTGCTTGGCAGGGGTACCGCCGATGcaaccccctatgcagatgatgccggggtgggcacccgggatgcagccaccggcgcagctgATGATGCCACCGCCGCAGGGGACGCCCGGGGGGGAAAACGTCTATCGGCcggcttttgatttttccaccagttcttcgcacacatcgaccccaacggatgcataGTACACGCAgtatgagaccttctccttagaggagttaggttttgatattaacgaggttccggaaactcccatTCAAAGCCGGGGAGTAGGGCGAGGTCGGAGcgtcccaaagaagaagggcaaggccaagaaggtcggcgagtcgtcgcagccgggtgaggatagccgggtccggaggaagtggacggacgctgAGAACGTTGCGgtggccaaggcgtgggtgagtgtctgcgatgatcctctcgtttcgaacaaccagaggatcgtcaacttgtgggccaagatagccgcagcctacaggcattttgccctgaatggagaccgcgcaccggggaggagtgccgaaagtgctgggaccgaatcaggtctatcgtctctcgattttcgggtttgtacgccaacgccctccgcatgcggaccagtggccaaacagaggaagattgtaggaggattgcggagataGCCTACCCGGATCCCgggaagtactatgagttcacctactggaactgctaccttgtgctcaacgagtcggagaaattccgggcaggtgtcgacgctggctggacGAAGAAGtagaaactgaactataccggtgattatagcggcagcagcggtggttcccacgacctccccgagacggcccaggaggtcccgacccctcgttcgttcggtcgccgacctcgcccggttggccaaaggcgggcgcaacgggatgcgaggggggcaccccgagttcccaggaggtccagtcggcatcccccctcggcaggtccaCCGAgtagctcaaattcttcgcgcgtcaacaaacgcgcgctcaaatggtgaagacgttagccgacttccggacggcggtggaccccgGGGAGAAGGCTtatcttcgcgtattgctccgGAGCATgagtgaagaattggaggggtTGCAGAGGGATACCGGAGGGAGTAGCCGCGGGgttggtggcgacggaggcggcggcggcggcgacgacgaagGGCTGGGCGAggacgacggcgaggagtgattttttatgtaattttttttattgtacttttaaatttttgtacttttttataaattaatgtactttttaaaattttaatagtattattcaattttcctgtatttgtctcgtaaattaaattccgtatgttgctacgattgtaaattaaattatataattgttattagtgatgtggataggctatgggagggctattgcatgtccagttgcttgtccagttgcatgtccagatgatgtggcaggaggattttagtactgatgatgtggcagtggcaagGCTATGAGAGGGCTATTGCATCAGAACCATGCTCTGATTCCCTCATGCTTACACCACTCGAAAAAGTAAAAACCTTTGCTAAACCCTCAAACGGAATTCTATCttcaaggaaaaagaaaaaaaggccACCCAGTATGGTAATCCACAGTTTATTTCCACCCAGAGGAGGCGTGGCGATTTCAACTCAACAACCCCAGAAATTGTCCGCTTTTAATTTCGCTATACCCACCAATTTTGTTTCCACAAGGAAAAGTTCTTCACTTTTCCGCTCCCCACTTCGATATCGCTCTAAAAATGCAACATTTTGTGTGAAAAATCAGTACTCGACTCCTCAAGAACAAAGTCACCAGCAGCAGAAGTTTTCCCCTTATGACTCTCCTTCCCAATCGCAGCCTGGTTAGTTCTCCTCTGACTGTGTGGTTCTTGGATTATCAAAAACATTTTAGTGCAGCTGTCAGTTTCTTTTTGTTAACTTCGGAAATAAGGAGATTATAGCTAGCGTCTAATGAATCCgttttggtatattttaatgagaattaATGTCCCAATCGACAATGGAAGCATTTAATCTCCAATTGGTTGTATAGGAGGGCAGTTTCCACCAAGGGTTTATGTGGGATACTCTGTGTATAAAGGAAAAGCTGCTCTTACAGTGGAACCTCGTGCACCGGAGTTCTCTCCTTTAGAGGTATGTTTGTTGTAGAATGCGTTTGGGTTGGTCTTGGGGAATTGAATTACACAATGGTGATTGTATGTTTGTTTTGTGGATCAGTCTGGGGCCTTTAAGCTGTCGAAAGAGGGCTATATTCTGCTCCAGTTTGCTCCGGCATCTGGTGTTCGTCAATATGATTGGAGTCGGAAACAGGTTAATCTTCCTTTTGCTCTATTCAGTTTTCTGATGCACAAGGAATTATTTTTCTGTATAACAATTGTATGTGTGAGAATTGAGATGTTTGAGTGTATTTGATCCCTGTAGCTAGATTTCAGTCTTGATTTGATATGGATTAATGAATATGAAAGGTATTTGCATGGTGGAAAAGTTCGTGCGCTAGATTTAACAAATAAGTATTAAGTACACTAGATCTGGATATTGATATTTTCATTCTCAAAGATTATGGAAATTTCTGAAACGTGGCTCATATAAAGCCATCTTTTTGAGGCAAATGAATATGATAGTTGCCTTCATTGTTGAGCCATTGTTGAGATAGAAACTGGAAGTAAGCGTGCCATTAAGCTTGGCATgtgactccccctcaacctcaaTTTTCTCCTAATGTCATATAATCGTATTTGATTGTGTCTCCAGGTATTCTCGTTATCAGTGACTGAAATTGGACACATAATCAGCCTTGGTGCAAGAGGCTCTTGTGAGTTTTTCCATGACCCAAATAAAGGAAAGAGGTACTCTCACTTTTTAGTGAGCTTGTTAGCAGATCCTGTCATTGTTCATATTGTGGGATAGTGTTAGGTTTCCTTAGCCGTGGGGAGAGATTTTTATCCCTAAACTATTGAGTTTGACTCGTGCAGCGATGAAGGCAGAGTGAGGAAAGTGTTGAAGGTGGAGCCACTGCCTGATGGTTCTGGCCACTTCTTCAATCTAAGTAACCCCTTCAAGCCTCATAAGATTTTGATTGTAGCTTTTTGGGGCAGGTATATACTATATACTTTAAATCTTTTTAATGCTTGGGTTATGGGATTCTTGAAGGTGTTCAAAACAAGATCACCAACGTGGACGAGAACATTTATATCCCCATCACAAAGGCGGAGTTTACTGTTCTTGTATCATCTTTTAATGTAAGCCACAATTCAATTCAATGCAAGAAATGTGAGATTTTGTTGCAATATTTATGTTTCTTCTAGTGATGGAGAAGGAATAATAAGAAAATACTTTCTTTTTAAATCCTGCTAAGATGGTCATGGTAGCCTATTTAAATTACAGTTTGTTCTACCATATCTATTGGGCTGGCATACCTTTGCGAACTCCATAAAGCCTGAAGATGCAAATTGTCAAAACAGCTCTAATGCCACTAACCCCAGATCTGCAGACTTCGAATGGACCAGATAGCATAAAGATTTTTGAGGTTTCCCATTTCCTGGGTAAGAAACTGATTTGGCTTTCTTCCTAAGAATGCTTATATACTGTCACGGTTTATTTGCTTTATGTATGCTCTCTGTTATATTGATAAGAATTGTTTTTGTCATATAAATCTATTACTTCCTTGTCATTGGGAGGAAGAAGCATCGATGTATTAACACTTTTGAGATGCATGTATGATAATATTGATATAACTTTGGAAATTCCCTCCTCATTGCAGATGTCTATTGTATTTTAAGTCCCACCTTCTTATATATTCAAAGAAAACCCCGACCAGAgaatctaaaaaataaaatggttgGAAAGTCCTTTGTTTAGTTGACAGATTATAATGATATGATATCCATCTCATATTATCTCTGAGTGAGTAGTATTAATTGCTATATTTTAGATCAACGTAGTGATGGAATACAATTGAGAAGTCAAGCTTTGATTATGGAATATAACCTTTAATACTCCATAGGCCATAATCTTGGAtgatttttgaatttggaattaTGTCATGGATTTAGTCAATCAAGTTAGCTGCTTTAGTTTCTTACATAGATTAGAAAGTGAttagtttcaactttcaactaATCTGAGAACTTATCTTGGAGAAACAACGTAGTAGTGAAGATCTAGCTGGTACTTACTTCACTAATGGGTAGATATTATGATTCTCACGGTTTGGATGAATTTATCATGAGGCTGAAAAATCATTGAAGAAGTCAGTTAGTAATCAACTTTCCAATAACAGAATTATTAATGTTTTACGCCCTATATTAACCTATAGATAAGTCGACATCTATCCGTCTCCTCACTGTCATTAGGTTGTCATGAAAACTTCTATTTCTCTTTATTTATGAAAGATAATGTGTGTTCGCCAGGAGCAGCTGAGTAGGTTAGACTTCATCAAAAGTTCGTTAGGAGTTGTGTTTTTAGGTCTACTTGTCTATCTATATGTATTCAGCAATGACTAAATTAATTCTGCATTTCTGCATTTCTGAAATTTATACTATATTCTTTGACCAAGTTTCATGGAAGTGCCAAGAACAGCATGTTAAAAGCCAAGTTGGCACTGAGCTTATTGCCTTTGTTTACCAAAATTGATGTCTGCACTTGCTGCTTCAATCTATCATATTGAATCTCCTCAAATGGCCATTTAGTTAAAAGTTCTCTGAAGGGACAAGGAAACATTTAGTAGTTCTGTAGCAACTTAGAGGAAAGGACAAGCATTgcttttttatttgatttatttgtatTAATCAATCGCTCAATTagcatttattaattattttcattgACCTGTAGGAAGGTGGCTGGAGGGTTTAGTTTTATGACTTTATCGCATGTTATGCATGAATATCTGTCGACTAGTTGGAAATCGGTGTATAAATAATCAAATGAAGTCATGCAGCACAAGTAGGTGATAATTTAAGAAACATATCCGTTCACATTCATCAAGTCGCCGTTTAGGTTCCCAAAGGTACATTCTCGGGTCAAGCCAATTTTAAATCGGCagcatcagcacctcatagtaGTCGGTTCTTGTACTTAATCTGCATCCATTGACCTGTTTCAATAGATTAACAAGTAGTTGCTTTCATCTACTAAAGAATCCtatatatttatgattaaatAAGTTAGGAATGTACTTGATCAAAGCTGTCAATTCTTAGTTGTTGCTTGATTGATGAGTTGGTGATCTTATTATGTATATTtaactcttttttttctttcttcctgCCATAATGCTTAAGAAATGTGACAAGTTGGTATCATAGTCAATGACTGGCAAAATGTGTGCATATTCAAATCGCATTTGTAGAATTTGAGATCTCTGAAGACTTATTTTAAGCTGAATCTGCACATGTTTGAATGCAGGTTCCTGAAAGCAGGGAGTAAGCTCTGAGCAGATATCGATGTTCTAGATCTTTCTGAGAGGGGGTTGTTTCATGCATCGCTTATTTTAGGGTTTGAGTTGCATAGTTTGAGTTGCATAGTTTGTGTTTTTTGCTACTCATCTAGTATTGCTTTGCTGCTACTGAAGTTGACTAGGATCTTGTTTCATTGTATATTGTGACCATTTTCAATTTGGCCAATCTTGATTTATGTCTCTAAAACGTTGTTGAGAAATGAGAATTATATTATGGTTGGCATAACTACTATGCATGATTTTgggtttttatattttttcatcaaGTATTATACACTTCCCTCTACATAAAAAATGTAGTGTACATCTTGGTGTTGCATGAGTTGTAATAAAGCTAGATATTGGATTATGTGGGTTGACAAATTTCCCACTTTTATGTATTTCATACTGTACCATGTGTgattttctataaatagaagTGTAAAATGAGGGCGAAGTACAAATGAAAGATGTCAAAAGAGAAAAGTCAAGACGCATTTACTACTGTGGGACACCTCAAAACATGGATGTGCAAACTATATTTCttgtaaataaaatactattgaTATTATTAacacaaaattagtaaaataaaagataagaattaaaaatagttaaagtattcttaatagaaaaatgaaatttatctTAAGAGAGaagtttattataaataaatatatacttaCTATAAATAGATAGATACTAGATTTAGTAAActagacaaacaaaaatgtaaaaataactATTTTTGGATGAGAttgtattttttcattatatttctaaTTATAGCGACCATTCTGCAAAATGGtgtgttttaaaaatatttatgattaTGATAAGGTTGAAAAAAATTTTGGTCagtgtttaaaatatttatgataAGGTTGACGAAAGTagaaaaaaaccaaaataaaacaagatctaccgtgaattaaataaaagaggCGGATATCTACCTCTGAATTAACGGTAAAATTAGGAATCCTCTACTTGTAAGTCCTAATCAtactatttctttatttttacaaACGGATTATGTATGTAGATAGGGTGTTTTAATGGGATTCAAACccttaataaattatatttgttgcttaaaatgaattaagataaaaaaaatcaaattattatgGTCAACATAGTCAAACGGTCAAACGTAGAACTGCCGGTGTTCGTACGTACGCCGTAATTGTGTTCAAAGGGCGGCGGCGGAGGACCCAGTTTCATGCTGCTTCGTTGTCAATTTTATTTCCACCATGTAATACTAATTTACAAAGTGCATAtacatttaattttgaaataaaattaattcctacagttgataaatatttatcaatATGCAGTGAATAGATCATAAGTATATAGCTAGGAAAGTTGACACACTTGACAGTTGACATTTAATTTCGTAACATGGAAGAGGTCAGCTCTGAATCCTTCATTTCCTCATAATGCATAGTTTTTTAATATACAAGTCAAATCTTTTGGGCTTGTCTATAAATAGAAGACTAATGAAATCAAttttaagaagaagaaaaaatcaCAAACGAAATTCAGATAAAGAAAGTTTCTAAAGCTAGAACTAGAAGCATGATTTTTGAGGGAGAAGCGATGATAAATATGTCTTCAAATAATGATGAAATTGAAGAAACCCTAAATACAGAAACGTTATCGATGGAGGtaaccatttttattttttaatatctttATTTTGGATCCTTTTTGTAGTACTACTCTAATTTCATTTTGATCGTTCTTGAAATTAAAGAGAAAATTAGTTGCCATCTGTTTAGTTTAAGATATCATCCGAAGTTTTAAGAAGATCATCGATTGATTAAATATGGATATATAATAAAAGTAGAAATTAAAGCTCTAGGAAAAAAATTCCCCCTTTTCTCTATCTTATCGTGAATAAATTCTTGAACTGCAGTTGGTAATATAATATAGATAATTCTTTGTTGTATAGATCTGGTCAAACTCAATTTAATTGGGTAAATATATGTGATATGTGATCTATCATTTGATGCATCATCCCAATAATTAATCCAGCTGTTAATACtgtcattaattatttatataaatttggagatatatattacatacaattatttattttccatgAGTTGCGTTAGTACCCTGTCATTAATTGgttaattaaattaatgcaTGCAGCTAGATGTCTCCTGTTAGTTCATCATCATATATTTTATCAACAATAGATAATGCATCttatcaaaacaaataaaacaagacAAATGTGAAACAAATCCAAGCATGAAATTAAGgggaaaaaagaagaagaaaagttaGCTTCAGCTAGTAAACATGCATTGGTCACCAGATCTGCTGAATAAATAATTGGTAACTAATAGTAATTcaagatttaatcatttatatatatttgcatgCAGGAGGCATATGTGACTAGAGCAAAAGTGAAGATGGAGGAagttagaaaagaaaatgagagaTTAAAAGTCACATTGTCACAAATTATGGAAGATTACAGTTTTCTTAAAAATCAGTTCAACGGCATAACTGATCAATCTAAGAAAGCAACAAATCTCGCTTCGATGGCCGGTTCTGATGAGGAATCGGAGCTGGTTTGTTTGAGTCTAGGGAGATTCTCAGGCCCTAGGGaggagaagaagatgatgaacaAAAGAAAAACCCTAGAAAATGGAAATAAACTTGACGGAATCGAACTAGGGCTCAACTCATGTCACCCGGACAATTCTATCGAAGTTTCGAGAAACAACTTAGATGAATCTAAGGAAGAAGGGAGCAACGACGTCCGATCATCCACCAAACATTCTAGAATCGGAGATGATGAGATTTTGCAGCAGAACAACCCTATGAAGAAACCTAGGGTTTCTGTAAGAGCTCAATGCAACACTCAAACGGTACTAATACTACATTATATTctattttgtttgaatcttTGCATCATTAATTTCATTAGTCTGAATAATACTCTCTTGATTAGATGCATGATGGGTGTCAATGGAGGAAATATGGACAAAAAATAGCTAAAGGAAATCCATGCCCCCGGGCTTACTACCGTTGCACTGTCTCCCCGTCCTGCCCGGTCAGAAAACAGGTTTGTGCTATTAATTAGTACTTATGCAgttccaagttacttgagttgTATTCCAATATAATCTCTCAAGAAACATAATTGTCACATTTCTCGAGCTTAAAAGAAAGGACTACTAAcatgggacgaaggaagtactGATTTTTTCTTTCAACATTCACCTAAATAAAGAAATGGAACTAATAAATGGTCTTACAATATGCAGGTGCAAAGATGTATAGATGACATGAGCGTTCTGATCACCACCTACAAAGGAGCTCACAACCACCCTCTCCAGCCTTCGGCCGCTGCCATGGCTTCCACCACCTCCTCAGCCGTGGCCATGCTCAGCTGCGGCTCCACCACAAGCACCAGCTGTCTAACCGGATACAATTTCAGCACCGCTTCAAATTTCCCACGAGCCACCTTCTCCTCATCACAATCACACCCCACAGTCGTACTCGACCTCACCCCACCAAATCACCACAGCAACAGATTATCATCAACCCTATTTTCCAACACTCGCTCTTCCCCAACTTCCCTCAACTTCTCATCCAATTTTCCCACCATAAACACCACCACCACGATGGCGCCACCTCATTCTCAGCATCCCTTGTTCTCTGGTGTCCAAAAGCAAGCCGGGAATGATCAGAATATTGCTGCAGCGATCGCCCACGATCTGAGTTTCCAGTCAGCGTTGGCTGCCGCTTTCGCATCAATTGTTGCGAAGAACAACAATGTGAATGGAGCTAGAAGTTCTGGAATGAATTTTCATCATCAGAATTTCGCGCAGACAACGAGTAATGCAAGCGTAGGTTGCGCAGCGAGCTTCATGAGCAGATTTGGGCAACCAATGAATTCCCAACAGCATAACTTGACATTGGCTGCATCAAAAACCCGAGCTATGTCATTGGCAGATGAGGGAGAACACCTCAGCTTATGAGGTTTCCAAGTTCCAGAACTGAAACCCAGATTATATTTCCATTGTTTTAAACACAGTTTACTCTTTTTTCATTGATTTCGAGTAGGAAAGAATTCTCACATACAGTGTAAATTAAGGAATGGATAATATATATTAATTGCCAAGTGTAACCTTCATTTTCTATCATCCTGCCTCAAGGCCTAGCTAGCTAAAACTCAATATACAAATTAACAAATCAAGTATACAAATGTCATAAAATCATATGGATGTGAATGCATGGATAGTCACAAACCATGTGTAATTTATTatcaaaaagtaaaagaaaaaaagaaatggaGGTTTTACTTTTACATGTGACTAATACAGAAGTTGACTGTTTGTGAGCAGATTTGTGGTGTTGAAGAGCGCTACAAATTTTGATACTATAACATTGACTCTAAGCAAATAATCCTTTTTCTAGGCGCTTGCAACTGAACTAAGCCCAGGC is a window of Salvia splendens isolate huo1 chromosome 3, SspV2, whole genome shotgun sequence DNA encoding:
- the LOC121797350 gene encoding single-stranded DNA-binding protein WHY1, chloroplastic-like isoform X1 encodes the protein MVIHSLFPPRGGVAISTQQPQKLSAFNFAIPTNFVSTRKSSSLFRSPLRYRSKNATFCVKNQYSTPQEQSHQQQKFSPYDSPSQSQPGGQFPPRVYVGYSVYKGKAALTVEPRAPEFSPLESGAFKLSKEGYILLQFAPASGVRQYDWSRKQVFSLSVTEIGHIISLGARGSCEFFHDPNKGKSDEGRVRKVLKVEPLPDGSGHFFNLSVQNKITNVDENIYIPITKAEFTVLVSSFNFVLPYLLGWHTFANSIKPEDANCQNSSNATNPRSADFEWTR
- the LOC121797350 gene encoding single-stranded DNA-binding protein WHY1, chloroplastic-like isoform X2 is translated as MVIHSLFPPRGGVAISTQQPQKLSAFNFAIPTNFVSTRKSSSLFRSPLRYRSKNATFCVKNQYSTPQEQSHQQQKFSPYDSPSQSQPGGQFPPRVYVGYSVYKGKAALTVEPRAPEFSPLESGAFKLSKEGYILLQFAPASGVRQYDWSRKQVFSLSVTEIGHIISLGARGSCEFFHDPNKGKSDEGRVRKVLKVEPLPDGSGHFFNLSVQNKITNVDENIYIPITKAEFTVLVSSFNPI
- the LOC121795603 gene encoding probable WRKY transcription factor 72; its protein translation is MIFEGEAMINMSSNNDEIEETLNTETLSMEEAYVTRAKVKMEEVRKENERLKVTLSQIMEDYSFLKNQFNGITDQSKKATNLASMAGSDEESELVCLSLGRFSGPREEKKMMNKRKTLENGNKLDGIELGLNSCHPDNSIEVSRNNLDESKEEGSNDVRSSTKHSRIGDDEILQQNNPMKKPRVSVRAQCNTQTMHDGCQWRKYGQKIAKGNPCPRAYYRCTVSPSCPVRKQVQRCIDDMSVLITTYKGAHNHPLQPSAAAMASTTSSAVAMLSCGSTTSTSCLTGYNFSTASNFPRATFSSSQSHPTVVLDLTPPNHHSNRLSSTLFSNTRSSPTSLNFSSNFPTINTTTTMAPPHSQHPLFSGVQKQAGNDQNIAAAIAHDLSFQSALAAAFASIVAKNNNVNGARSSGMNFHHQNFAQTTSNASVGCAASFMSRFGQPMNSQQHNLTLAASKTRAMSLADEGEHLSL